In bacterium, one genomic interval encodes:
- the tnpA gene encoding IS200/IS605 family transposase, which yields MNDVKSLSHTAWDCKYHVVWIPKCRRKVLYGQIRNDLGEAFRELARQRESLVLEGHVCTDHIHIYLFIPPKYAVSQVIGYMKGKSAIHIARTYGGRARNFVGQHFWARGYYVSTVGRDEKMNRDYIRRQEAGDRRLDQLQLLR from the coding sequence TTGAACGATGTAAAAAGCTTAAGCCATACAGCGTGGGATTGCAAGTATCACGTGGTATGGATCCCGAAGTGTCGCAGGAAGGTATTGTATGGTCAAATACGGAATGATTTGGGAGAAGCATTTCGGGAGTTAGCACGTCAACGGGAGAGTTTGGTGTTGGAAGGTCATGTTTGTACTGATCATATCCACATCTATCTTTTCATACCCCCGAAATACGCGGTGTCTCAAGTAATTGGTTATATGAAGGGCAAAAGCGCGATTCACATTGCCCGTACTTATGGTGGTCGCGCCAGGAATTTTGTAGGTCAGCATTTTTGGGCACGTGGCTATTATGTGTCAACTGTAGGTCGAGATGAAAAGATGAACCGCGACTATATCCGTCGTCAGGAAGCAGGGGATCGTCGTCTGGATCAACTG